GGAGCCAGCTGACTCTCCCACCCACAAATTCCCCAAAAGTACAGGACACTGTGGCTCTTCCCCAATCCAGCTCCAGGCAGGTGGGAGCAGGGCACCCTGCGCCAGGGTTTGAGTGGAGGTTGAAGTGCCTTGGTGACATCTGGTCCCCAGGACCCAGAACCCTCTACACAGATTAGAGCAGCCCCAGGTGGTTTTACTGtactttgttaaaaataaacctgtgaGATTATCCTGTGTTTCCTCCCCTTGAGCTATATTTtctcccattttatttttaaacagtcttCAAAGTCTTCTTATTAGAGCAGCCTAGAGATGCACACAGGTATGAGGACAAGGCTTTCCAGTGAGTGCTGTTGGTGTCTGGTTATTTTGGCTCATGTGACATTCAGCTTGTTTTGCTTCTCAATCtgtaattaatttctaatgGCATTTCTATCATGTGCTGGGACAATTTGGTCTTGCATTTCCCCCCGTGTACCATTGTGCTCACATTGTTTGCAGGTACCTTTTTCTAACAAACAACTGCCTCTTACACTTCCCATTTTCTCCTGGCTGAAGCACTTCATTAAataagctatttatttttaatttagaagcACTGCCCCCATGGCAATGgtgctttagaaataaaaaagacaggaaCTTCAAAAGAAGCTCTGTTCTTGTTCTGGGAAGGTGAATGTCTCTAAAAATATTACTCAAGAGACAGGGAGCTGTGTCTCAagggctgcagctgcatctgAGGTGCCTGCTGATAGATTTGTTGAAGTATTCCATGAAGAAATGCTGCAATTTGATTTTAAGAtgaaagcaaaactgagaagtgattttttttcctcccaagaaGTTCTCATTTTATTCCATCAGTTCTGCTCCTTCCAGTAAATTTAAATTCCAGAAGattatctttcttctttgtcatttccacctgaagaaaaaaaatagatgcttTCCTACTTGCTGTTACTTGgctccagaagaaaacagcacacCTTCATAGCAGGCTCTGCAGTTATTCCCCCAAATCTGAAGACCCAACCTCTGCCTGTCGTGCCAACCCCAATGGCTGTGGAACAGCAGAAAACTGGGGGAAGGTCTGCAGACCCAGCCAGGGGAGCCTGGTACACCTGTGATCCAGGGGAGACTCTTCTCTATTCCTTGCTGGATGTTTCCCCAGTGCCTTTGCtcacagcctgggctggcaggagggctggagtCCTCAaaactccttttcttctccttttgctgtttAGTGCTGTAAATAGTTTTCTCAAGATAATAACTTCATTTCAAGAGGGAAGGTTAGTGGAAGGTATAAGAAGAAAATTTGTGGCTTCTGAAGactctttattttaaagaaaggtgCAATAATAGATTTTAAGAAAAGAACCCAAGAACTTGCTTCTTGATGATATCAACAAGCTTGGCAGAAAGAGAATCAGTTGAAGTGGAAGGTGTTATTGGTGTAATATTCTTTCATTTGCACCAGGGGGAAACAAGTGAGTTAAAACCAACAGATTTCTGCTAATTTACTTGTGATTATTGCcaggaggagagagcagagttTAATTCCCACAGTCTTAATGTGCTTATGAAATGCTTTTACCTGGCAAAGAGTGTTGGGCTGTCAAGTAATGAAGATGGGGATTTGCAGCCCATCTCTGCTGCAGATTTTCTGTGTGACCTTGAGCAGGTCACCTCAACCCTGTACTTTGCCTGTAACTCCACAACGTGAGGAGCAAACTCTTCCTCAAACGGATGTTGTAAAGGGAAACACGCTGAAGAACAGAGGCCTCTCAAACTGTGGTACCAAGGAGTGTATAATTGGAGAGTAGCACCTAAtcttttgttgctgctgctgctcagtgctgtgaaaaatgcaaatataaagaCCCTCCTTGTGCCCTGGAAGTCTGAGCTCTAAATCTTGAGAAAATCAAACTGTAAAGACAGCTGAAAAAGTACTTTTTGCTGATGTAGCCCTCTAGGAAAAGCTAGGTAAGAATTTTCTTTAGCAAGAACTTTAGGTTATCTTGTGGCTTCCTTCATTTTGGCCATAATTAGCTAGCAGACTGTATCCATGGTAGTGCAGGAGAAGAGCTACAAGAAGTGTGACAGGATCTGGCACTTGTATCTGCATCACCACCTCTAATGAAAGGAATTCTTGCAGCCTTTGATTCCCTTCTCTATTTGTAGCCATATTTACCCCTTCAGAGTAAGCATGAAATCTGTCGGGCCACCTGCCTTCCTGCACAGAGCCAAAAGCTCCAGTGGCAGTTCACTTACGAGGAATCACATCATGCAGAGCTAAACGCACCCTGAAATGTCCCCACACTACTATGAGCTtcccacatccacagccttttttGGGAATTTCTTTCCTTGGCTCAGTAGCTGGAGTCAATGCTTAATAACAACCAGACAGGGTGATTTCCCTGACTGTCTGAGGCTTCTCTGTACAGAACAAGCCTGCTGTGTTCCCACCAGCTGACTGCTGTTTGGGTCTCTCTCAAAatctttgctgctgccttcctaCCTAACAAGAATTTTACTCCTATTTTCTGCTGGAGAATCCTATTGTTCTAGGACAGCCCTGAGCATGGTCTGGTTGTGCCAAGGCTCACATGCTTGGAGACCTGAAGGGTaagttctccagctgtgcttATAGTGGCCAACACGTTCAAAGAGTCACAACATCATGGATGGATGAGGCTGTGGAACCCCCAGGGTTGGTCGTGCTTCCTTAGCAGATAATTTTTGACTTACCCAAGGAGAACAGGCTAAGGTACTTACTGAGAAATCCGCATCTTCTGCTCGCAGATGGTCTGCGATGTAGTGAACCCCTTCCACTGCCAGCTTCAGGGCTGGGGACATCAACATCAGATGTTGCTCTTTGGCACTGTGAGCCTTGCTCTCCCGagctgctgcaccagctgccTCGTCCTTTTTGCATTTACACTTGCACTGAGGGGGCTTGTTCTGGGGCTGCTCTTCATTTAGCTGGCACCGCTGGGATGCTGGAGAGCCAGTGGATTGGCCATTGGTCTGAGAAGAGTCCTCTTGCAGGTAACAATACTGGATGCTCCTGGACCTGCAGCGGATGGTCCCTTCCTCTACTTTATTGGGGCTGTACATCTGCTGCACACTTAGTGATCTGCCTTTCAGGAGGGAAGTGGTCTGGGTGTCACTCAGGGGGTGGCGTGAGGGTTGTGGAGAGGAGCACGTCACCTGTACAGGCTCGTGGTGCAGCACAGAGTACTGCCCAGAAGGAGACTTGCAAATAGGCTGAGGCTTAGCTGGCTCCTCAAGGTGGGCACAGAAGGAAGACGTAGGTGATGGTTCGTTACTCTGGGGGCTGGAGGAAGATGAGGTAGTGAAGTTGGGTTCTACGTCGATCTCGGACCAAAGCCTTGgtgtattgtttgttttgtgcatGGATTCAATGAGCTTCTTGCAATTGTCTTTCACTGCGGAGGGACGTTTCATGAAGAGGAGGCGTGGGACTACGTCAAGGAAGATCCTCCTCACCCAGTCAGGCATCGTGTGGGTACGTGGGGAACGATGGTGCACGTTGAGCACAAAGACAGTGATGATGATAGACAAGGTAACAAATATCATGGTGAAGAGAAGATACTCTCCAATCAAAGGGATGACCAAGGAGGTAGATGGGATGATCTCTGTGAtgagcagcagaaacacagtGAGGGACAACAGCACAGAGATGCACAAGGTTATCTTCTCTCCACACTCTGAAGGCAGATAGAAGACCAGGACAGTCAGGCAGGAGATCAGGAGGCAGGGGATGATCAGATTGATTGTGTAGAACAGTGGCAGCCTCCGGATAATGAAGGAGTAAGTGATATCAGGGTAGATCTCTGTGCAGCATTCATATTTCTTGCTGTTGTAATTGCCCACAGCGTTGATGATGACCCATTCCCCGCTCTCCCAGTAGTCCAGCTGGTCCACATGACTGTGCATGCTCACCAAGTCTATCTTGGCTTTGTCATAGGTCCAGGAGCCAAACTTCATAGTGCAGTTTTGCTGGtcaaaggggaagaaggtgacATCAATGCTGCAAGAGCTTTTATAGATAGCAGGTGGCatccatttaatttttccatcaTAGAAGAGGTGGGCCTTGGTCAGGTGGGTGACTGCAAAGTCACCGTCAGCACTGGGGAGAGacagaaggtaaaaaaagaCTAAGGCTTCTCTGGGAGGTCTCACATCTGTTAAAGAAATTGGATATTTAGAGCCTGCCTTCCAGAAATGCACTTGGGGCACCTGAGAGGTACAAGAGGCCCATCATACAGACACTGGATCCATCCACTCTATCCAGTGGGTTTTGAACTCTGTTGGTTTATGCAAGCACTGGAATTGCATACAAATGTGAGCCCTCACCTGGCATGTCAGGTCCTTGGGGTGCATGTGCACAAACTTTCCTCAAAGTTACTCCATAAATTCTCTGAAAATGGTTGGATTTGCTTTAGAGTGGTAGGAGGAACCATCCTTAGGTAGTGTGGCTGTGGGCTCTTTAGAATGAATCGTGACAGCTGCTATAAATGAAAGTGTTGGGTAATCATTCAGTCTGTTACATGAAAAACAGCCAGAACATCCTATTAACAGGAATAATGAAAGTTAATCTCTGGATTTCCCAGCCCGGGGAGAGAGCTGCTTTTATGATGTCTTCTTACAGGGACTCTCAGTTGGGGTCTGTGTGCTGCTGTAAGATAAACAGATAACACCCCAGGATTTTCTAGTggaaagctgttttccagccagtgcAAGAGCTGCTGCATAGGCAGGGTTTCTGTTGGTTTGCatctgcttttcccagctgcCCAGAGCTCTGGTTTCTCACAGCACTGCACCGTGACACCggctgcttccagctcctcatGGGGACTGGGACACATGAAGGTGACCAGAAGAAGCAACAGGAGAGCAAGTGCACTGGGGATCTGGAGGAACAAAAGATCACCAAGGTCTGGCATTCTTGAGCTCTAATAGTGttggggaaagaaaggagactGAGAAGCTCTGGGGCTGGATTCCCCAGGCCTGGAGACAACCCTGTCCTCCacctcagcagcaccagccacagctctgctccttcctcaaacccacagctctgccacGACACACTAAACAATTAACCTGCAGCTTGCCCCACTGTGTGGAGGCCACAGAAAGAAATTAGCTCATTAACAGAATCAATTAGCACAGCAGATAATTAATGCCCTGCATGGCTGAGCCAACAAGAagtgctgctcttcctctgctcttggCCAGGAGGACATGTGCACTGTGACACTTTAACTCCAGTTCTGGGGCCAAGTCCAAAGGTACTTTTTCTACAGCAATGTCCTTCCTCCAGGCAGTCTCTGCAAGATCTGCAGTCTGCCTGGGCTTACACAAAGAGGCAAAACCAAAGATCTCAAAGCTGCATAAGCAACAGATCTCCTTGCTCAAATAACCATCATGATGGAGCCTGGGTGTTTGCATGACAAAACTTCATCTGAGAATGAGCCAAGCCTCTACATCTGCAGCCCCTTTGTGCAGTAACTGGCTGAAACTTCAAACCCCCTTTCCCCCTTGATTTCTGCTTGCAGAGGATTTGCATATCTTTGGACAGTCACAGCCTGGACCAAACACCCTGCTTCAAGGGCCCTAAAAATGTGGGTGAGCTTTGAATAGAGCTATGATTTTCTGTTCGTCGTGAGCAAATGTCTGAAAGGTTGAggtcccaggaaaaaaaaaaaaaaaaaaggcaggtggAATCTGTGTGTACAGCAGTACCCTCTAATTCAGccacaggaagagagaaaacagcatcCAAAAAGCAAGGAGGGAACTGGGGACTGTCTGACACACCCGGcttgagctgctgcagagctctgggatGCTGAGTCCCAGACAGCAGCACTGCTACACACGGGGGAAGCTGAGCAGGGGAGGCAGAGCTTCTGCTAAAAACTGGAGATGAATTATTCAGGCTGATATAGATAGAAagctctctgctcctgcccagccttCCCTGCTGTGGAGCCCGTCCAGcctgcagccactgccccaGCCCAAGTCCCTGGGCCCCAGCTGCTGTTCCACTGCACAGATGTGCCCTGCAGTGATGGGGTGCAGAGGGTCAcacctctcctcttcctcaccagcaGCAAGATATGCTGTACAAGGACCATCCTGTGGagcccctccagctgctgaaggCGGAGGAACTGGCCTACGTTTATTTCTTTAGGAAATCATCCATTCATTCAtatgcaaaagggaaaaaaataaatactttctgATGCTTCATCTTGCCTTCTGAAGCATCCTCTTCAGCCCATGCCCACACTGCTTCCACTGAGCCTGGCGTAGTATTGCTCATTTTGGGAGGCCAGGATCTGGCCCTTCATGACCTGTCTTGGCTACCACAGGATCTGGGCACAGATGGCACGTGCCCCAACTCCCAGGATCACAGCCTTTGTCCTTTGAGACAATTTTCCAGGTTGGTTgaactaatggaaaaaaaataataatgttt
This sequence is a window from Apus apus isolate bApuApu2 chromosome 15, bApuApu2.pri.cur, whole genome shotgun sequence. Protein-coding genes within it:
- the CHRNA4 gene encoding neuronal acetylcholine receptor subunit alpha-4, with product MGFLVPKGNLLLLLCASIFPAFSQVETRAHAEERLLKKLFSGYNKWSRPVANISDVVLVRFGLSIAQLIDVDEKNQMMTTNVWVKQEWHDYKLRWDPQEYENVTSIRIPSELIWRPDIVLYNNADGDFAVTHLTKAHLFYDGKIKWMPPAIYKSSCSIDVTFFPFDQQNCTMKFGSWTYDKAKIDLVSMHSHVDQLDYWESGEWVIINAVGNYNSKKYECCTEIYPDITYSFIIRRLPLFYTINLIIPCLLISCLTVLVFYLPSECGEKITLCISVLLSLTVFLLLITEIIPSTSLVIPLIGEYLLFTMIFVTLSIIITVFVLNVHHRSPRTHTMPDWVRRIFLDVVPRLLFMKRPSAVKDNCKKLIESMHKTNNTPRLWSEIDVEPNFTTSSSSSPQSNEPSPTSSFCAHLEEPAKPQPICKSPSGQYSVLHHEPVQVTCSSPQPSRHPLSDTQTTSLLKGRSLSVQQMYSPNKVEEGTIRCRSRSIQYCYLQEDSSQTNGQSTGSPASQRCQLNEEQPQNKPPQCKCKCKKDEAAGAAARESKAHSAKEQHLMLMSPALKLAVEGVHYIADHLRAEDADFSVKEDWKYVAMVIDRIFLWMFIIVCLLGTVGLFLPPWLAGMI